The window TTGCAACATCTATAGAGGGAATTATAAAGTGGGATGAAGAGGAGGATACAGCGACTATAATAAAGGGTGATAAAAAGATAGAAATAGATTTTGATAATGAAATAATAATAACTAATGATGGTAACTGTATTATATGCAATATGTATGTAGAAGATGGATATTTTATGATACCGTTTAAATCTATAGCAAGTTATTTTGGATATACAGTTTCTTATATAGAGAGTGATAATATAATAAGGGCTACTGATAATGACGCAGTTATAAGTGATGAAAGCTTAATTGAGAAATTAAAAAATAAAATTTTTAAGTGTAGAAACAAAAACAATAATAAAGAAGAACAAAAGGTAGCTTATCTAACTTTCGATGATGGACCATCTTCATATACTCATGATATACTCACAACTCTTAAAAAATACAATTCAAGTGCAACTTTTTTTGTATTATCAAGTAGCATACAAAGATATCCAGATAAACTAGAAATGATAGTTGAAGGAGGACATAGTATAGGTCTTCATGGAGTAAGTCATGATGTAAAACAAATTTATAAATCACCTGTAAGTTTAGTTACAGAGATGCAAAAGGATTCTGAGGTTGTTATGAGCGAGATAGGTTTCACATCAAACCTTATAAGAACTCCATATGGAAGTTTTCCTTATCTAACTAAAGAATATAGAGATGCTTGTGTGAGACAAGGGTACAAAATATGGGACTGGAATGTAGACAGTAAAGACGCACTTGGGAAAGATGTAAAACCTAGCATAATAATAAAAAATGTAATAAAACAAGTTGAGCAACACGAAAAAAATAATGTAGAACCTATAATCCTTATGCACGAGACATCTAATTCATCTATCGCTCTTCCTCGAATATTGAATTATTTAACTGAAAATGGATATAAAGTTATATCCATAGATTACAATGAAGATCCTGTTAATTTCTGGCATGATCGTAGGTAATTAAAATAATTTAACATAGGTGGAAAATTTTTTGTATATTTTTTTACTTTTGGTAAAAAATATATTTACACATATATTATGGAGGGATGAACATGAGAGCTACAGGAATTGTTAGAAGAATAGATGATCTAGGTAGAGTTGTTATACCAAAAGAGATAAGAAGAACACTTAGAATAAGAGAAGGAGATCCTCTTGAAATATTTACTGCAAAGGATGGAGAAGTAATACTTAAAAAATATTCTCCTATTGGAGAAATGAATGAATTTGCACAGGAGTATAGTGAAACACTAGCTGAATATACTGGATTTGGAGTTGTTATAACTGACTTAGACAGTGTAATATCAGTATCTAGATTATCTAAAAAAGAATACAAAGATAAGGCTATAAGTCAAGAATTAGAAGACTTAATAGAGAGTAGAGCATCAAATCTTGTTAAGGACAATAAAACGGTTCCTGTATTTAAAGGAGACTCGACAGAGTATAATAACCAAGTTATAATGCCTATAATAAGTGAAAGTGGAGATGCAGTTGGTTCTATTATAGTTGCAAACAAAGAAGAAGGTGAAATAGCTGAAATTGATGAAAAATTAATAAAGGTTGCAGCTTCTTTCTTAGGAAAACAAGTTCAGTAATAGTAGAATAAAAAGGAGAGCCAGTAAAGGTGACTCCTTTTATTTTTGTTAATTAATTCGTACTTATAGATATAAATCTTAAAATGTGATATATTAAAAATTGGTTTATATAATTGACTTCTTAATGATTGGGGGGGAGTAAAGTGACAAAAAATTCATTTTTAAAAGGTGCATTTATATTAGGAATGGCAGGTGTTGTAGCTAATGTTTTAGGGGCTATATTTAGAATACCTCTTGGAAGGATAATAGGATCTGAAGGTATGGGTTATTATCAAGCTGTGTTTCCTATATATATAATGTTACTTAATATTTCAGCAGCGGGATTTCCTACTGCAATATCACAACTTGTATCTCAAAAAATAGCGCTGAACGATTATAATGGCGCTCACAATATATTCAAAACATCGTTTTTAGTATTATTTTCAGTTGGTTTTATAAGTTTTTTGATACTGTTTGTTGGAGCAGATTATATTGTAAATAATATACAAAAAAATCCAAAAGCATATTGGAGTATGAGAGCAACAGCTCCAGCATTATTACTAGTTCCAATAATGTCTACGTTTAGGGGATATTTTCAAGGAAGACAGGATATGGCTCCTACTGCTGTATCTCAGATAATGGAGCAGTTGGGTAGGGTAGCTATAGGTATATGTTTGGCATTTATATTACTTCCAAAAGGAACTGAATTTGCAGCAGCAGGGGCATCGTTTGGAGCAACAACTGGTACAATACTTGGAACTCTTTACATAGTATCTGTTTACATAAAGAAAAAAAGTACAATAAAAGAAGAAATAAATAGTAGTAAAGTATATGATCAAGAAACTAAGTCTCAAATAGTAAAGAAAATTCTTTCGATAGCAATACCTATAACAATAGGAAGTACAATACTTCCTATAATGAATCTTATAGATTCTGGTATGGTTGTAGGAAGACTTCAATCTATAGGATATTCATATGATGAATCTAATATGTTATATGGACAATTAACGGGTATGGCAGCATCTCTTATCAACTTTCCATATACTATAACTACTGCTCTTAGTATGAGCATGGTTCCATCTATATCGCATTTTTACACTGTAAAGGATAATATAGGATTAACTAATAATATAAAGACTGGAGTTAGAGTTGCACTGCTTATTGGACTTCCAGCGTCATTTGGACTAGCAGTACTTTCAACTCCTATAATGCAAATGCTCTATCCAAATGAACCATCATCAGTTGGACAAATGCTTTTATATTTGTCTATGTGTGTGGTTTTACTTGGAATTATTCAAGCCTTTACTGCTATACTTCAAGGAATGGAAAAAACACATATACCTGTAATTAATTTATCTATAGGTGCTATATTTAAGGTTGCGTTGACATATATATTAATAGCTGTGCCCAATCTGAACGTCAAAGGAGCACCAGTAGCATCTTTAATATCTTATATAGTTATACTGATACTTAATTATAGATACATAAAAAAACACGTTAAGGTAGAATTTAATCCGATATACTTCATAGTAAAGCCTTTAATGTCCGCAACTATCATGGCTGTACTTGTAAGTATTTCTTACAATAGTGTATCGATTTTATTAGGAAATACAGTGGCTTGCCTTGTATCTGTAATAGTTGGAGGAATTGGATATGGATTAGCGCTTATAAAGACTAATAGTATATCCAAGGAAGAAATACTTATGATGCCTAAAGGAGAAAAATTATATAAGATTGTAAGTAAGATTAGTTAAAAATGGAGGGGTAATATGAGCAAAAATTCCTTTTTAAAAGGAGCTTTTATATTAGGTGTAGCGGGTATAATTGTCAAAATACTTGGAGCATTTTTTAGAATACCTCTTGGAAGAATAATAGGATCGGAAGGTATGGGATATTATCAAAGTGCATATCCTGTATACGTTTTACTTCTTACTATATCATCTGCTGGTTTTCCAGCAGCTATATCAAAGCTTGTATCAGAAAAGATAGCTGTTAACGATTATAGAGGGGCGCATAGGATATTTAAGGTGTCTTTTATAGCTCTTATATTAACTGGAATAGTAACCTTTTCTATACTTTACTTTGGAGCTGATTACATAGTATCTTACATGAAAAATCCAAAGGCTTATCAGTCTATGATGGCTATATCTCCAGCTTTATTATTTGTACCTATAATGGCAGGATTTAGAGGGTATTTTCAGGGAAGACAGAATATGACTCCAACTGCTATATCTCAGATAGTTGAGCAGCTTTTTAGGGTTGGACTTGGTCTGTATCTCGCATTTGTATTTCTTCCTAAGGGAACTGAACATGCAGCAGCTGGAGCTTCGTTTGGGGCGACATCAGGAGCGTTTGTTGGAAGTTTGTTTATGATAATTATGTACATTGCAAATAGTAAGAAGATAAAAAGAGAACTATGTTATAATTCTTCAAAAAGAAGAGAGAGTACTAAGCAAATAATAAATAAGCTATTGATAATAGCTGTACCTATAACTATAGGAAGTGCTATTATGCCTATTATGAATATGATAGATGCTGCTATGGTTATGAGAAGACTTCAAGATGGAGGAGCTACATATCTTGAAGCTACTAAGCTTTATGGTCAGTTAACAGGAATGGCAGCAACCTTAATCAACCTTCCTCAGGTGCTTACTATGGCACTTTCTATGAGTCTTGTACCTGTTATATCTCATTCGTTTGCTATAAACGATATGAACAAAGCAAAGACAGATATAAAAGCTGGTGTTAGAGTAGCTCTTCTTATAGGACTTCCTGCAGGATTTGGTCTTGCATCTTTATCAACTCCTATAATGCAGATGCTTTATCCTAAAGAACCATCTTCAGTAGGTCAAATATTATTGTTTTTATCTATGGGAGTAATATTTTTGAGTTTAATTCAAACTTTAACGGGTATACTTCAAGGTATGGCAAAGGCTTATATACCAGTTGTAAACTTATTCATAGGGGCTATGGCAAAGGTCATTATAAGTTATACATTAATACCTATTCCTTGGTTTAATGTTAAAGGTGCTGCTATTGGAACGGTAAGTGCGTATATAGTAGCAACTGTACTTAATTTGTATTATTTAAAGAAAAATATAGATAT is drawn from Tepidibacter hydrothermalis and contains these coding sequences:
- a CDS encoding polysaccharide deacetylase family protein translates to MKKVIICILIFISTSLTTFAEDNYNQPLIVINEDLIYYENSSPQIKCGTTFVPIRMFATSIEGIIKWDEEEDTATIIKGDKKIEIDFDNEIIITNDGNCIICNMYVEDGYFMIPFKSIASYFGYTVSYIESDNIIRATDNDAVISDESLIEKLKNKIFKCRNKNNNKEEQKVAYLTFDDGPSSYTHDILTTLKKYNSSATFFVLSSSIQRYPDKLEMIVEGGHSIGLHGVSHDVKQIYKSPVSLVTEMQKDSEVVMSEIGFTSNLIRTPYGSFPYLTKEYRDACVRQGYKIWDWNVDSKDALGKDVKPSIIIKNVIKQVEQHEKNNVEPIILMHETSNSSIALPRILNYLTENGYKVISIDYNEDPVNFWHDRR
- the spoVT gene encoding stage V sporulation protein T; this encodes MRATGIVRRIDDLGRVVIPKEIRRTLRIREGDPLEIFTAKDGEVILKKYSPIGEMNEFAQEYSETLAEYTGFGVVITDLDSVISVSRLSKKEYKDKAISQELEDLIESRASNLVKDNKTVPVFKGDSTEYNNQVIMPIISESGDAVGSIIVANKEEGEIAEIDEKLIKVAASFLGKQVQ
- a CDS encoding putative polysaccharide biosynthesis protein; translated protein: MTKNSFLKGAFILGMAGVVANVLGAIFRIPLGRIIGSEGMGYYQAVFPIYIMLLNISAAGFPTAISQLVSQKIALNDYNGAHNIFKTSFLVLFSVGFISFLILFVGADYIVNNIQKNPKAYWSMRATAPALLLVPIMSTFRGYFQGRQDMAPTAVSQIMEQLGRVAIGICLAFILLPKGTEFAAAGASFGATTGTILGTLYIVSVYIKKKSTIKEEINSSKVYDQETKSQIVKKILSIAIPITIGSTILPIMNLIDSGMVVGRLQSIGYSYDESNMLYGQLTGMAASLINFPYTITTALSMSMVPSISHFYTVKDNIGLTNNIKTGVRVALLIGLPASFGLAVLSTPIMQMLYPNEPSSVGQMLLYLSMCVVLLGIIQAFTAILQGMEKTHIPVINLSIGAIFKVALTYILIAVPNLNVKGAPVASLISYIVILILNYRYIKKHVKVEFNPIYFIVKPLMSATIMAVLVSISYNSVSILLGNTVACLVSVIVGGIGYGLALIKTNSISKEEILMMPKGEKLYKIVSKIS
- a CDS encoding putative polysaccharide biosynthesis protein, whose product is MSKNSFLKGAFILGVAGIIVKILGAFFRIPLGRIIGSEGMGYYQSAYPVYVLLLTISSAGFPAAISKLVSEKIAVNDYRGAHRIFKVSFIALILTGIVTFSILYFGADYIVSYMKNPKAYQSMMAISPALLFVPIMAGFRGYFQGRQNMTPTAISQIVEQLFRVGLGLYLAFVFLPKGTEHAAAGASFGATSGAFVGSLFMIIMYIANSKKIKRELCYNSSKRRESTKQIINKLLIIAVPITIGSAIMPIMNMIDAAMVMRRLQDGGATYLEATKLYGQLTGMAATLINLPQVLTMALSMSLVPVISHSFAINDMNKAKTDIKAGVRVALLIGLPAGFGLASLSTPIMQMLYPKEPSSVGQILLFLSMGVIFLSLIQTLTGILQGMAKAYIPVVNLFIGAMAKVIISYTLIPIPWFNVKGAAIGTVSAYIVATVLNLYYLKKNIDIKFGFKDFVLKPLLSVIIMSICAIFTYNILYGLFGNSVSCLGAITLAGFVYGIMLLLTKAITKQEILMMPKGKLIYKILHKARLI